The genomic region AAGAAAAATGAGGAATATATTTCTTCAGAGGTCTTGTCAAATAAAATAGAAATTGTATCTTCACTTTCAAATTTTAACGAAATTGAAATAGATGAGGTTAATTTTAAGATAAATGTTGAAAAAAATTAACTTATAGTTAATGTATTTCGAATTCCATTTCATAATTTTATTAAAAAAGAGAAAAGAATATGTCAGACGAAAGAGTTAGATACAGCGATGCTGATTTACAGGAATTTAAAGCAATTATAAAAGAAAAAATAGAAAAAGCAGAGAAAGATCTTCAGCTGATCAGAGAAAGCTTTATCAACGACCAGAATAATGGAACAGATGATACTTCTCCTACCTTTAAAGCATTTGAAGAAGGAGCAGAGACATTGAGCAAAGAGCAGAACTCTATTTTAGCAGGACGTCAGGAAAAATTCGTTCGTGATCTTAAAAACGCTCTGATCAGAATTGAAAATAAGACGTATGGCGTGTGCAGAGTAACAGGAAAGCTTATTCCTAAAGAAAGACTTTTAGCCGTTCCCCATGCTACACTGAGCATTGAAGCGAAAAATATGCAGAAATAAACCGTAAGGTTTGTAAAAATAATATTGGGTTTATATCGTATTTA from Chryseobacterium shigense harbors:
- a CDS encoding TraR/DksA family transcriptional regulator is translated as MSDERVRYSDADLQEFKAIIKEKIEKAEKDLQLIRESFINDQNNGTDDTSPTFKAFEEGAETLSKEQNSILAGRQEKFVRDLKNALIRIENKTYGVCRVTGKLIPKERLLAVPHATLSIEAKNMQK